In the genome of Caballeronia sp. NK8, the window GCGCTCGATTACCGCCCTCACCTCACGGCACGGGCGCTGGCCGAGGGACGCGCGCCGACCCTCGCGCTCATGGTGTCCAGCATTGCGAATCCTTTCTATCCGGAGTTCGCACTAGCGGTCGAACGCGCCGCACGTGAGAGCGGGCATTTCGTCATCATCTGCAACACCAATGAAGATCCGCTGGCGGGCCGTGCGATCCTTCAGCAGATTGCGGGGACGCTGTCGGAAGGCGTATTGGTGATGAACGCAAATCTCGACTTCGACGATCTGCATACGACGCAGGCCAATGGCACGCCTGTGGTGTTGTGCATGTGGGAACGTCCCGACGATCCGCCGGGACTGCCATGCGTCGCAGTCGATTTCAGGCTGGCGGGCAAGCTCGCCGGACAGCATCTGATCGAACTCGGGCACACGCGCATCGGCGCGATCGTCGGCAGTAAGTCGATGGGCATTCACGCCTCTCGTTACGACGGCTTTGTCGACGCCATGCGCGGAGCGGGACTGGACATCGTGACCGCGAACACGATCCACGCACCGGACACCGTGCAAGGCGGGTATGCGGCCACGTTCGAATTGCTCGCGCGCGACGCCGGCATCACGGCCATCTTCGCGACCAATGATCTTCCTGCGCTCGGCGCCATCGACGCGGCAGCCGATATGGGTCGCTCCGTACCGCACGATCTTTCGATCGTGGGCATCACGGACATCCTTCTGGCGCAGCAATGGCGGCCCCCCCTTACCACGGTCGCGGTGCCCACAGTCGAGGCTGCGGGCTTGGCCGTTGCATTGCTACGCGAGATGATCGAGGAGCCTCAGCGCGCAGCCGATCGTAGTAATCGGCGATGGCGTCTGCTCACAGCGTCGGAGCCGCACTTGGTCGTGCGCGGCTCCACAGCATGTTGCCCGCGACGTTAGCTCGACTCGCGGTTCACCGCACGCAGTAACACTGTGCCTGCGCGCTGCAACGCCAGGCAAGCTTCTCAGCTATTCGCCATTCACTAAGTTCAAGACCCGACGCGGGTCAGTCAGCGGCATGAGTTGCTGGCGTCGCGTTCGAGCAACTGGCAGGCCGCCGGCGTCTGGGAGCAGTTGCATGAGGTGCTGCTTGCGCGATAGGTCATGACCTCGGAAACCGGCGGGGCAGCCGAGATGTAAAAGCGGTTCACCACGCATGACGTCGATGCAGAGCCGGGTGCATCCCACACGGCCCAAAAATCTCAGTGCAGCGCACCGGCGCAAATCGTTCACGCTGCGGAGCAAAGCAGAAATCGATCTTTGGCGCGCTGGGCCGCGTTGCTAACATCGCCGCTCCATTCCAACGGCCCACCATAACGACAATGATCACGTCCCGTTCGATTGCGTTCCGTCGCGCTGCGCTCGCGCTTGCCATAGGCAGTCTGTTCACGATTGCCTCATGCGGTTCTTCCGACGACGGCGCGCCCGCCACTACGCCCGTCGCCTCCGCGGCCAAGCGTCCGAACATCCTCTACATCATGGCCGACGATCTCGGCTACTCGGACATTCATGCCTTCGGCGGCGAGATCAATACGCCCAATCTCGATGCGCTGGTCCAATCCGGCCGCATCCTGACGAATCATCACACCGGCACCGTCTGCGCCATCACGCGAGCGATGCTGATCTCGGGCACGGATCATCACCTCGTCGGCGAAGGGACGATGGGCGTGCCCACCGACGAGCGCAAAGGCCTGCCCGGTTACGAAGGCTATCTGAATGACCGCGCGCTGTCGGTGGCGCAACTGCTCAAGGACGGCGGATATCACACGTACATGGCGGGCAAATGGCATATCGGCTCGGGCATCGTCGGCAGCACGACGGGCGGCGGACAGACGCCGGATCAGTGGGGCTTCGAGCACAGCTATGCGCTGCTCGGCGGCGCGGCGACGAATCACTTTGCGCATGAGCTCGCGGGCTCGAAGAACTACACCGAGGACGGTCAATACGTGCAACCGGGACAGCCCGGTCAGCCGGGCGGTACGGGCGGCAGTCCGGCCGTGTTCTACTCGACCGACTTCTACACGCAAAAGCTCATCTCCTACATCGATTCGAACAAGGGCGACGGCAAACCGTTCTTTGCGTACGCCGCGTACACGTCGCCGCACTGGCCGCTGCAGGTGCCGGAGCCGTATCTGCACAACTACGCGGGCAAATATGACGCCGGCTACGTTGCGATCCGCAATGCGCGCATCGCGCGACAAAAGGCGCTCGGCATCATTCCGGCCGACTTCACGCCGTACCAGGGCGCACCGGAAACGCTGACCCAATCGCCGGCGACAGCGAATAACGGCGCCGCGAACGCCAGGTACATCAGCGCCGTGCATGGCGCAGCGCAAGGTTACAGCGACTACGGTCCGGGAACCGTCGACAAGTCCTGGAACAGCCTGTCCACCGCGGAGAAGAAAGCACAGGCGCGCTATATGGAAATCTACGCGGGCATGGTCGAGAACCTCGATCACAACATCGGGCTGTTGATCCAGCATCTGAAGGACATCGGTGAATACGACAACACGTTCATCATGTTCCAGTCGGACAACGGCGCGGAAGGCTGGCCGATCGATTCCGGCGCCGATCCGACCGCAACCGACACCGCGAACGCGACGGACACGATCTACACCACGCTCGGCACCGATAACGGCAAGCAAAACGCACAGCGCCTGCAATATGGTCTGCGTTGGGCGGAAGTGAGCGCCACGCCGTTCCGTCTCACCAAGGGGTACTCCGGCGAAGGCGGTGTGTCGACGCCGCTCATCGTGCATCTGCCCGGTCAGGCTGCGCAACTGCCCACGCTGCGCGCATTCACACACGTCACCGACAACACGGCGACCTTCCTCGCGGTCGCGAAAATCGATCCGCCAACGCAAGCCGCGCCGCCGCTTGTCAACACGCTGACGGGCGTCGATTCGAACAAGGGCAAGGTCGTCTACAACAACCGATATGTATATCCGGTGACGGGTCAATCGCTGTTGCCGTTGCTCAATGGCGATGCGTCGGGTGAAGTCCACACCGCCGCGTTCGGCGACGAGGCCTACGGCCGCGGCTATCTGCGCAGCTCCGACGGCCGCTGGAAGGCGTTGTGGACCGAACCGCCGAGCGGTCCCGTCGACGGACACTGGCAGCTCTTCGACCTGCAGGCCGATCGCGGCGAGAACAACGACGTCGCCACGCAGAATCCGTCGGTCATCGACAGTCTCGTGCAGCAGTGGAACACCTACATGAGCACGGTCGGAGGCGTCGAGCCGCTGCGTCCGCGCGGCTACTACTGAGCGCGGCATGAAACGGCACTGGCAGACTATCGGCGGCGCGGCGCTCGTCATCGGCTTACTGTTCGCGGGAGGCTTTGGCGCGGCGCTCGCCGTGAACGCCGATCGCGGTTTCGATCCGCGCAATCTGACGCGCGCGCTCGCCCCGCTCGGCTCCGAGCAGCAATGCGAGCGCTACACCGGCCTGCCCGCGCACTGGCGTGACGATTCGCACGCGGGCATGGTGCATCTGAGCGGCGGCGAGTTCGTGTTCGGCAGCAAGCTCGGTTATGAGGATGAAAGTCCCGCCGGCGACGGGAGAACAAGAGTCGGAGGCTTCTGGATCGACCAGACCGATGTCACGAATGCGCAGTTTGCCGCCTTCGTCGATGCGACCGGCTATGTGACCGAAGCCGAACGCCAGGGCGGCGCGGTCGTCTTTCATGTGCCCACGCGCGAAGAAATGAACGCACGTGATCTCGCTTGGTGGTCGTGGGTGAAGGGTGCGTCATGGAATCATCCGCAAGGTCCGTCGAGCACATGGAAGGGTCGCGAGAACCAGCCCGTCACGATGGTCACGCTCGCCGACGCCCTCGCCTACGCCCACTGGCTCGGACGTGACCTGCCGACGGAAGCCGAGTGGGAATACGCGGGCAAGGCCGGTCACGAAGGCGCCGAACTCGACGCCGCCCCGCGCGATCCGCACGGCAAGCCATCGGCGAATTACTGGCAAGGCGTGTTTCCCGTGCTCGATTCAGCCGAGGACGGTCACGCGGGGCTCTCGCCGGTCGGGTGTTACGCAGCCAATGACTTCAGGCTCTACGACATGATCGGCAATGCCTGGGAATGGACCCGCGATCCGTACACCGGAGCGCGCCAGCCGCATGCGAACGGCGACACTGCAGCGGTCGCGCCCGCCACCCGCCGGCACGATACGGCGATGGTCATCAAGGGCGGCTCGTTCCTGTGCTCACGCGATTACTGCGTGCGCTACCGGGCGTCGTCGCGCGAGCAGCAGGAAGCGGATCTGCCGGCATCGCATATCGGCTTTCGCACCGTGTCGAGGGATGGGTGATGCGTCTGGGCGCAACTCTCGTAGGCGCGCTCGTCGCCGTGTGCTGCACGTTCGTCGATGCGGCGCCGCGCGCTGTCCGTATCGGCGTGACGGCGGGCGAAGAAGCGCAGATCATGGCGCAGGTGCGCGATGTCGCGGCGAAACAAGGACAGCCACTCGATATCGTCGTCTTCGATAACCCATTGCACATCGACGCCGCGCTGGCGGGCGGCTCGATCGACGCGGCCAGCTTCGAGGACGAAGCAAGCCTCGACGCGCGGCGCAGGCGCGACGGCTACGCGATTCGAAGCGTCGCCGCAACCGTGACCTTGCCGATGGCCCTCTACTCGCGCAAGCTCGCATCGCTCGCCCAACTCACGCGCGGCGCGACCATCGCCATACCCGACGACGCGCCCGGCATCGCGCGTGCGCTGATCTTGCTGCAGAACTATACGTTCATCACGCTGCAGGACAGTGCGGGACTCTCGCCCACCGTCGCGGATATCACGAGCAACCGCTACGGCCTCGTCATCCGTCGTGTGCCGCGCGCCCGGCTGTACGCGATGCTCGACACAGCAAGCTTCGTCGCAATGAACGCCGACGACGCCGCGCACGCCGGCCTGATGCCGGGACGCGACAGTATCGGCATCGAGGATGCCCGCTCGCCCTGGCAACACGTGCTCACAGTGCGTTCAAGCGAAGCGAACGCGCCATGGGTCGCGCAACTCGTGCGCGCCTGTCACTCCGACGACGTCGCCCGCTTCATCCTCGCGCGCTTTCAGGATTCGGTGCGCAGACCATGGTGAGCCAGTTTCCACACGCGTTTTCGTTCGAATGCACGACGTGCGGCAAGTGCTGTAACAGCCCGCCCGCGCTGTCGTTACGCGAACTGTTCCGCTATCGCGATGTGTTCATCGGCGCCATTGCGATCAGCCGGGCGCCGCGCATGCGTGCGGGCCAGCGTGTGCGCATCGGCCCATATGAAACCCTTCTGAGCGATGAGGACGCGAGCGCCTGTGACGCGCTCGCCCGGCTACACACCTTTCCCATCGGGGCGCATGGCGATTTCATCAGCGTGACGACACAGGCCATCGACTACGCTTCGCCCGGCCGCTGCCCCGCTCTCGCGGACGACGGACTTTGCCGCCTGCATGCCGATGGCAAACCGGATCAGTGCATCGCCGTGCCGCTCGACCCGCTCGTGCCCGACCGTCTGCAACATGTCGTTCTGGCGCAGCGCTCGTTCGGCGAGGGCTGGCTCGGTGCGCAGTGCATCGAGCCGGGCGAGCGGCGCGATCCGGCGCTGGTCGCGAACGGCGGCATCGTCGCCAATGACGCGAAAGCGGCGATGGACCGCCGGCGTCGCGCGCTTGCAACGGAGCGCGAGTGGTGCGGCCGGACGATCGTCGATGCACTCCTATGCGACTTCGCTGCCGATCCCCGCCGCGCGCTGGCCCAGGTTCCCGAGAACGGATACCGGACCATTTCGCTCGTGCCCGCGTTGCTCGTCATCGGCGGAATGTCGCCGGCACTTGCGCAGCATTGCATCGGCTATATCGACGCTCAGACGGGGCTGATCCGCCGCAGCATCACGCGCGCGATCGAGCGGCGCCGCCTCGACGACCGGCCGATGACGCAGACACTGCGCGCTTTTCTCGATGCCCTGGCCCGCGCGCGCGAACATCTCGCGAGCGTCCCCGCTCAATCGAACGCATCG includes:
- a CDS encoding MetQ/NlpA family ABC transporter substrate-binding protein, which produces MRLGATLVGALVAVCCTFVDAAPRAVRIGVTAGEEAQIMAQVRDVAAKQGQPLDIVVFDNPLHIDAALAGGSIDAASFEDEASLDARRRRDGYAIRSVAATVTLPMALYSRKLASLAQLTRGATIAIPDDAPGIARALILLQNYTFITLQDSAGLSPTVADITSNRYGLVIRRVPRARLYAMLDTASFVAMNADDAAHAGLMPGRDSIGIEDARSPWQHVLTVRSSEANAPWVAQLVRACHSDDVARFILARFQDSVRRPW
- a CDS encoding formylglycine-generating enzyme family protein, giving the protein MKRHWQTIGGAALVIGLLFAGGFGAALAVNADRGFDPRNLTRALAPLGSEQQCERYTGLPAHWRDDSHAGMVHLSGGEFVFGSKLGYEDESPAGDGRTRVGGFWIDQTDVTNAQFAAFVDATGYVTEAERQGGAVVFHVPTREEMNARDLAWWSWVKGASWNHPQGPSSTWKGRENQPVTMVTLADALAYAHWLGRDLPTEAEWEYAGKAGHEGAELDAAPRDPHGKPSANYWQGVFPVLDSAEDGHAGLSPVGCYAANDFRLYDMIGNAWEWTRDPYTGARQPHANGDTAAVAPATRRHDTAMVIKGGSFLCSRDYCVRYRASSREQQEADLPASHIGFRTVSRDG
- a CDS encoding arylsulfatase encodes the protein MITSRSIAFRRAALALAIGSLFTIASCGSSDDGAPATTPVASAAKRPNILYIMADDLGYSDIHAFGGEINTPNLDALVQSGRILTNHHTGTVCAITRAMLISGTDHHLVGEGTMGVPTDERKGLPGYEGYLNDRALSVAQLLKDGGYHTYMAGKWHIGSGIVGSTTGGGQTPDQWGFEHSYALLGGAATNHFAHELAGSKNYTEDGQYVQPGQPGQPGGTGGSPAVFYSTDFYTQKLISYIDSNKGDGKPFFAYAAYTSPHWPLQVPEPYLHNYAGKYDAGYVAIRNARIARQKALGIIPADFTPYQGAPETLTQSPATANNGAANARYISAVHGAAQGYSDYGPGTVDKSWNSLSTAEKKAQARYMEIYAGMVENLDHNIGLLIQHLKDIGEYDNTFIMFQSDNGAEGWPIDSGADPTATDTANATDTIYTTLGTDNGKQNAQRLQYGLRWAEVSATPFRLTKGYSGEGGVSTPLIVHLPGQAAQLPTLRAFTHVTDNTATFLAVAKIDPPTQAAPPLVNTLTGVDSNKGKVVYNNRYVYPVTGQSLLPLLNGDASGEVHTAAFGDEAYGRGYLRSSDGRWKALWTEPPSGPVDGHWQLFDLQADRGENNDVATQNPSVIDSLVQQWNTYMSTVGGVEPLRPRGYY
- a CDS encoding LacI family DNA-binding transcriptional regulator, coding for MPTLNEVARRAGVTSATVSNVLRNRGRVGEETRRRVLEAVAALDYRPHLTARALAEGRAPTLALMVSSIANPFYPEFALAVERAARESGHFVIICNTNEDPLAGRAILQQIAGTLSEGVLVMNANLDFDDLHTTQANGTPVVLCMWERPDDPPGLPCVAVDFRLAGKLAGQHLIELGHTRIGAIVGSKSMGIHASRYDGFVDAMRGAGLDIVTANTIHAPDTVQGGYAATFELLARDAGITAIFATNDLPALGAIDAAADMGRSVPHDLSIVGITDILLAQQWRPPLTTVAVPTVEAAGLAVALLREMIEEPQRAADRSNRRWRLLTASEPHLVVRGSTACCPRR